The proteins below come from a single Corylus avellana chromosome ca3, CavTom2PMs-1.0 genomic window:
- the LOC132174394 gene encoding uncharacterized protein LOC132174394, with product MWKSFVNSCNRHSSDEVEQPRKPALNAKPIYRDELEKKASKKKVAEKKSDCSAYSKPTEDGKDFEKKSVAKKEVITVKVRMTKQEAARMLSKCKDGGLLDFKDVARELVHIPPNRVNVVSTKARIGQALESIPEEI from the coding sequence atGTGGAAATCCTTTGTTAACTCCTGTAACAGACATTCGTCTGATGAAGTAGAACAACCTAGGAAACCTGCTCTTAACGCAAAACCCATATACAGAGATGAGTTAGAGAAGAAGGCATCAAAGAAGAAGGTAGCAGAGAAGAAAAGTGACTGTTCTGCATATTCAAAACCCACAGAAGATGGGAaggattttgagaagaaaagtgTTGCCAAAAAGGAGGTGATTACAGTCAAAGTGAGGATGACGAAGCAAGAGGCGGCTCGCATGTTGTCCAAGTGCAAAGATGGAGGGCTCCTCGACTTCAAAGACGTGGCACGTGAGCTTGTGCATATACCTCCAAATCGTGTTAATGTTGTGTCGACTAAAGCTAGAATTGGTCAAGCGCTTGAGAGCATCCCAGAAGAGATTTag